In Phenylobacterium zucineum HLK1, one DNA window encodes the following:
- the hemE gene encoding uroporphyrinogen decarboxylase, translating to MSTPPPKLLRALAGETLERPPIWFMRQAGRSLPEYRELRSRAKDFIAFCLDPEMAAEATLQPMRRFPMDGAIVFADILLIPLALGQDVWFEAGEGPKLGELPPIEALRDQVEASTGRLSAVGETLARVRAELEPDRALIGFAGAPWTVATYMLERKGSEREAARAYAYAHPDELDALLDVLVDATARYLVMQAKAGAQALKLFESWAESLSEDVFERIVVRPHAAIVEKVRAAGVTVPIIGFPRGAGAQVETYAEGVPVEGIALDVQATAALGRRLQAQGRCIQGALDNLLLREGGPALDARVDQLLAQWGDGPWIFNLGHGVLPDTPIENIARVVSRVTGKPVR from the coding sequence ATGAGCACCCCCCCGCCCAAGCTCCTGCGCGCCCTCGCCGGCGAGACGCTGGAGCGCCCTCCGATCTGGTTCATGCGGCAGGCGGGGCGCTCGCTGCCCGAGTACCGCGAGCTCAGGTCCCGGGCGAAGGACTTCATCGCCTTCTGCCTGGATCCCGAGATGGCCGCCGAGGCCACGCTGCAGCCGATGCGGCGCTTCCCGATGGACGGGGCGATCGTCTTCGCCGACATCCTGCTGATCCCCCTGGCGCTGGGCCAGGACGTCTGGTTCGAGGCGGGCGAGGGCCCCAAGCTCGGCGAACTGCCCCCGATCGAGGCCCTGCGCGACCAGGTGGAGGCGTCCACCGGGCGGCTGTCGGCGGTCGGTGAGACCCTGGCCCGCGTCCGCGCCGAGCTCGAGCCGGACCGGGCGCTGATCGGCTTCGCGGGGGCGCCCTGGACCGTGGCCACCTACATGCTCGAGCGGAAGGGTTCCGAGCGCGAGGCGGCCCGGGCCTACGCCTACGCCCATCCCGACGAACTGGACGCCCTGCTGGACGTGCTGGTGGACGCCACCGCCCGCTACCTGGTGATGCAAGCCAAGGCCGGCGCCCAGGCGCTGAAGCTGTTCGAGAGCTGGGCCGAGAGCCTGTCCGAGGACGTCTTCGAGCGGATCGTGGTCCGCCCTCACGCGGCCATCGTCGAGAAGGTGCGCGCCGCCGGCGTCACCGTTCCGATCATCGGCTTCCCCCGCGGGGCCGGCGCCCAGGTCGAGACCTATGCGGAAGGCGTGCCGGTGGAGGGGATCGCCCTCGACGTGCAGGCGACCGCCGCCCTCGGCCGGCGGCTGCAGGCCCAGGGGCGCTGCATCCAGGGCGCTCTCGACAACCTGCTGCTTCGGGAAGGCGGCCCCGCCCTCGACGCCCGCGTGGACCAGCTCCTGGCCCAGTGGGGCGACGGGCCCTGGATCTTCAACCTCGGCCACGGCGTCCTGCCCGACACGCCCATCGAGAACATCGCCCGCGTCGTCTC